In Salarias fasciatus chromosome 2, fSalaFa1.1, whole genome shotgun sequence, one genomic interval encodes:
- the psmd10 gene encoding 26S proteasome non-ATPase regulatory subunit 10, protein MEGSVSNVEVCNLAYTGQFEKLKQCILSDKTLACKVDQDRRTALHWACSAGHTDIVQFLLDLGVEVNLQDDASWTPLHIAASAGREDIVRSLISKGAQLNSVNQNGCTPLHYAASKDRYEIALLLLENGADPNATDKLESTPLHRASAKGNYRLIQLLLKQSASTNIQDSQGNTPLHLACDEERVEAAKLLVEHGASIYIENKEEKTPLQIAKGSLGNLLRRIVEG, encoded by the exons ATGGAGGGTTCCGTATCAAACGTAGAGGTCTGTAATTTAGCCTATACGGGGCAGTTCGAGAAGTTAAAGCAGTGCATTCTCTCAGATAAAACGCTCGCCTGCAAAGTGGACCAG GACCGGAGAACCGCtctgcactgggcctgttcaGCCGGACACACTGACATTGTGCAGTTTCTCCTCGACCTGGGTGTGGAGGTGAATCTGCAGGAtgat GCTTCATGGACCCCTCTGCACATCGCAGCTTCTGCCGGCAGAGAAGACATCGTGAGATCCCTGATATCTAAAGGAGCCCAGCTCAATTCTGTCAACCAAAATGGATGCACACCACTGCACTATGCCGCCTCTAAAGATAGATATgag ATCGCCTTGCTGCTGCTCGAAAACGGAGCGGATCCCAACGCCACCGATAAGTTGGAGTCGACTCCACTTCACAGAGCTTCTGCTAAGGGCAACTACCGCCTCATCCAGCTGCTTCTCAAACAGAGTGCCTCCACCAACATCCAGGACTCGCAGGGCAACACGCCGCT acACCTTGCATGCGATGAGGAGCGAGTGGAGGCGGCCAAGCTGCTGGTGGAACATGGTGCCAGCATTTATATTGAGAACAAGGAGGAGAAGACCCCTCTTCAGATAGCTAAGGGCAGCCTTGGCAACTTACTTCGCCGGATCGTGGAGGGATGA
- the nxt2 gene encoding NTF2-related export protein 2: MATTLNFRTHVDQSCRYSEEFVNIYYDCMDKKRRNLTRLYLDKATLVWNGNAVSGQDALGEFFESLPSSEFKVHILDCQPVHEQATQGQTTLLVVTGGTVTFEGNKERFFNQNFLLTAQASPNNDQPVWKIASDCFRFQDWNS, translated from the exons ATGGCAACCACGCTG AATTTCAGGACCCACGTAGACCAGTCATGCAGATATTCAGAAGAATTCGTCAACATTTACTACGATTGCATGGATAAAAAAAGGAGG AACTTGACCCGGCTCTACCTCGACAAGGCCACCTTGGTGTGGAACGGGAACGCCGTGTCTGGACAGGATGCTCTGGGGGAGTTTTTTGAGTCGCTGCCCTCGAGCGAATTCAAAGTGCATATACTGGACTGTCAGCCTGTTCATG AACAAGCGACTCAAGGCCAAACGACGCTGCTGGTGGTGACCGGCGGCACCGTAACGTTCGAGGGAAACAAAGAACGTTTCTTCAACCAGAACTTTCTGCTCACAGCTCAGGCCTCGCCCAACAATGATCAGCCTGTTTGGAAGATCGCGAGTGACTGTTTCCGATTTCAAGACTGGAATAGCTGA
- the acsl4a gene encoding long-chain-fatty-acid--CoA ligase 4 — protein sequence MGLQSDSTLQAILLSPVHLVVWLYSILSFLPWYFITGAGQKRERAKRVKARSTSGRADGPYRSVDHFDSLAREDFPGKDTLDKLFNHAVQRFGDAQCLGTRDVLSEENEVQPSGKVFKKLILGEYRWLSYNDVDTIITDFGNGLAALGQQPKSTIAIFCETRAEWMLTAQTCFRRNFPLVTFYATLGEDAIAYGLNETGVTHLVTSTELLETRLKNVLPHIPKLKHVIYVDQKKLSTEGYPPGLVLHSMQAVQDLGKLPENMEIPVVKPQPSDLAVVMYTSGSTGKPKGVMIVHSNLIAGMTGQCERIPGLGPDDTYIAYLPLAHVLEMTAEISCVTYGSRIGYSSPQTLSDQSTKIKKGSKGDCSVLRPTLMAAVPEIMDRINRNVMSKVQEMSVIQKTLFTLGYKYKLEQIKRGYDAPLCNALLFGKVKKLLGGRVRMMLSGGAPLSSATQRFMNVCFCCPVGQGYGLTETCGAGTITEVADISTGRVGAPLICCEIRLRDWAEGGYTSKDLPHPRGEILIGGPNVTMGYYRAESNDQDFFVDENGQRWFCTGDVGEIYPDGCLQIVDRKKDLVKLQAGEYVSLGKVESALKNCPLIDNICAYANSDQNYVISFVVPNQKKLTELAKQRDITGTWEEICTHPDMEREVLKEIKEVAANIKLQRFEIPVKVVLSPEPWTPETGLVTDAFKLRRKELKNHYLDHIERMYGGK from the exons ATGGGACTCCAGTCAGACTCCACGCTCCAGGCGatcctcctctctccagtccACCTCGTAGTGTGGCTCTACTCCATCCTGTCCTTCCTGCCCTGGTACTTCATCACCGGAGCGGGCCAGAAACGAGAGCGGGCCAAGCGGGTGAAGGCTCGCTCCACGTCAGGCCGCGCCGACGGACCGTACCGCTCCGTGGATCATTTCGATTCCTTGGCGAGGGAAGACTTCCCGGGCAAAGACACGCTGGACAAGCTGTTCAACCATGCTGTGCAGCGCTTTGGAGATGCCCAGTGCCTTGGAACACGAGACGTACTGAGCGAAGAAAACGAGGTTCAGCCCAGCGGGAAAGTCTTTAAAAAG CTGATCCTTGGGGAGTATAGGTGGCTGTCTTACAATGACGTGGACACCATCATCACTGATTTTGGGAACGGACTGGCAGCTTTGGGACAGCAGCCCAAAAGCACCATCGCAATATTCTGCGAAACCCGAGCAGAGTGGATGCTCACCGCTCAGACTTGCTTCAGGCGCAATTTCCCAC TGGTGACGTTCTACGCCACGCTGGGAGAGGACGCCATCGCGTACGGACTCAACGAGACTGGAGTTACTCATCTGGTTACCAGCACCGAGCTGCTTGAGACCAGACTGAAA AATGTGCTGCCACATATCCCAAAACTGAAGCATGTGATCTACGTAGACCAAAAGAAATTAAGCACAGAAGGCTACCCACCAGGACTCGTCCTCCACAGCATGCAAGCTGTGCAAGACCTGGGCAAGCTGCCTGAAAACA TGGAGATTCCAGTTGTGAAGCCCCAGCCCTCGGATCTGGCTGTGGTGATGTACACCAGCGGCTCTACCGGCAAACCCAAAGGAGTCATGATTGTCCACAGTAACCTGATTGCAGGAATGACAGGCCAGTGTGAACGCATCCCTGGGCTCGG GCCCGATGATACTTACATAGCTTATCTGCCCCTGGCGCACGTTCTGGAAATGACTGCTGAAATCTCCTGTGTGACATACGGCAGCCGGATCGGCTACTCGTCCCCCCAAACACTATCAGACCAG TCCACCAAGATAAAGAAGGGAAGTAAAGGCGACTGCTCTGTGCTCAGACCCACCCTGATGGCAGCTGTACCG GAAATCATGGATCGCATCAACAGAAATGTGATGAGCAAAGTGCAGGAAATGAGCGTGATTCAAAAGACGCTGTTTACCCTGGGCTACAAATACAAACTGGAGCAAATAAAGAGGGGCTACGACGCACCACTCTGCAATGC GTTGCTGTTTGGTAAAGTGAAGAAGCTGCTGGGAGGACGGGTGAGGATGATGCTGTCCGGAGGAGCCCCCCTGTCCTCGGCCACGCAGCGCTTCATGAACGTGTGCTTCTGCTGCCCGGTGGGCCAGGGCTACGGCCTGACGGAAACCTGTGGAGCCGGCACCATCACAGAGG TTGCGGATATCAGCACGGGTCGCGTGGGAGCTCCTCTGATTTGCTGTGAGATCAGACTCAGGGACTGGGCTGAAG GTGGATACACCAGCAAAGACCTGCCACATCCAAGAGGGGAGATCCTGATCGGTGGCCCCAACGTCACCATGGGCTACTACCGGGCCGAGAGCAACGACCAGGACTTCTTTGTGGATGAAAACGGTCAGAGGTGGTTCTGCACCGGGGATGTCGGAGAGATTTATCCAGATGGTTGTCTTCAAATAGTGG ATCGCAAGAAAGACTTGGTCAAGCTGCAGGCCGGGGAGTATGTGTCTCTGGGAAAAGTGGAGTCGGCCCTGAAAAACTGCCCGCTTATCGACAACATCTGTGCTTATGCCAATAG TGACCAGAACTACGTCATCAGCTTTGTGGTTCCCAACCAGAAAAAGTTGACTGAACTGGCCAAACAGCGAGACATCACGGGGACGTGGGAGGAGATCTGCACCCACCCCGACATGGAGAGGGAGGTGCTGAAGGAGATCAAGGAGGTCGCTGCTAACA TTAAACTCCAACGATTTGAGATTCCGGTGAAGGTGGTCCTGAGTCCGGAGCCCTGGACGCCCGAGACGGGGCTCGTCACCGACGCGTTCAAGCTGCGGAGGAAAGAACTGAAGAACCACTACCTGGACCACATAGAGAGAATGTATGGCGGGAAATAA